Below is a genomic region from Hevea brasiliensis isolate MT/VB/25A 57/8 chromosome 3, ASM3005281v1, whole genome shotgun sequence.
ATGCCATCTCACATTGTAATTGTTTTGGTCATGAAACCAATTTGGTATTATTAAGAATCACCCTTCAATTCATCTGAGTCTGAATCACTTGCATTATAAcctgataaaaaaaaaacaccAACCAAGAAATGCAAAGCAAAAGCAATAATTATAACGTTAATGGTAGCAACCGACAACAATTATTATACAGACAAAGGTAAACCTGGATGCTTATCGCTAACTTTCCAAACTGAAGACCGAATCCTTGATGCTCTTGTCATCCAAATTCTTCCCTATAATCCAAACAAATTATAACAATCTCATAAACAAAAAAATCAAGAGGCAAAGGGAATAAGAATGAATAATTTAGGAAAGTATTGATGTCAaccaataaaaaaaaagtatGATAATCTATGACCccatcaattcaattcaattcaagcaTACAAAGAAGTTAATCTTCAGTCCTCAGTATCTGAAACCCAATATAAACCAAACCCACAACTTTGCAAAGTCCTAGCCACTTCTTTGGATGCCTCTTCGACCCCCAATAACAAAAATGAAAGCAACAAAAACCGATTATTaacaatcacaaataaaatcaataCTAACCATCCAAAATCGACCAAATTAGGACGGAAAAGGAGCAAAATAAACCCATTAAACTCAGAAAATAAACCTCCAAAAAGATTACCTTTTGAGCATCTCTAGGTATTCCATATCCGCTATAATACATTTGACCAACCAAAACCTGCATGTTGATATCCCCAGCCTTGGCTTCTTTGAGGGTGTCTTTGAACCACCTCTTCACGCAATCCGACACAACCTCTGATAGAGGCAGGCGCGTGCTGCTGTTGCCGTTGCCACTACAGCTGTTGACGTTTACTATATCGGCGCTGCTTTCCATCTTCTTCGACTTGTCTCCGCCTGGGCGCTGAGTTCGGGATGTGGGTTTTGCGTGTTTTGAGGGTTTTAGATGCTTCGCAAGATTGTGAATCCTGGTCGAAGCGGCAAGCGATTTTCCCATATAAATTGAATACCCAATCGAATTTATATACCGAATACAACAATAAAGATTtgaactttctaatttttcctaTTGTTTATTAAAATCTtaccttttttctttttatctacAGAGCCATGTATTTGTGTGTGTGTTGTGGAAATAGATGGTTGAGAATTAAGGAGGGTTTAGTTTACAAAGAGAAGGGACCAAAGGAACTTACATAGCATAGCAGCTTTGTGTTTTTACAGAGAAGGAAGTTAAAGCCAAACCAAGTGCCAAGACAAGATGAAAACGGTGTCGTTATAAGATCAAATTAGGTTTAGGGGCTTGGGTTTTTTGCGTTTGACTTTTGCATGCTTAAGGAAAGAGACTCGTTCGTCCAGGGTCCACCTGGCCATCTCTCATTGTGACTTGAAACCTTTTACAAATCAGAATGACCTAATAGCTCCCTTTTATGGCTGTCCACAATAGTGGAATCTCTTGCAATTTCTGGTTGGGGGTTCTCCCAATTAAGATTTAAATATCGTATCTTACTTAATCACTGGATTCACATGTCTCAGTAATCAGTTTAGTACCAACCAATCTAAGTGTTGGATTAATTTATTTTCCATAAGAATAATTGTTTAATTGAATCTTTATAATTGATTAGTTTTGTTAGTCCAATAGTTTATTCTTTTATTTCCTCTAATATGCCGAAAATTATTTACACGTAACATTCACATTAGAGCCTTTCTTTGAGAACTCCATAAATGTAAAACCTAATTTTTGGTAGAGTTTTGTGCTGATAATCTAGAATCACGCGTGCTTACCTAAAATAAAGTTCAAGTGCGTCGCATGCGAGGTTGAGCCTAGGAATTGTTCTTAAAAAGGATATGGTAGGCTCGAATGACAACGGGATTGTTCGGAGCGGGGATTGCTCCCTCGTCTCTGCACCCATATGAATTCAGAATTGGGGCGGAACGGGTTTTCTTATTCAGGATCAAGTAATTTGCCATCCCTAACTTGAAAGAAGATGATTCATAAACAGAAGTTATATCAAGTGTCATTCAGATTGCAAACTTTTGCAAAGCAATCAATGAAATTATCACGAGAGCGTCCATTCTTTCCAATATGCTCATGCTTTTCCCTTAGAAACAGTTAAAATGAAAGAACTATCGAACGCCTTTAGGAATTAGAATTACGTATCATTATGAGTCTTTTTTCTGTTTAATTATAACATGCCTGCAACACTTTTCAGACTTTCTTCTCTCCCTTAACATCTATTGTTGGTATTCCAGAGAATACTGCTGCAAATTTGAAGAATGATGAATCAGAGGAACACTGCAAACATGCTCCAGCCCCTGCAACATAAAACCAGTCAGAATCAAGACAATTATAAGTTTTTAACCCTTTTGCCTACGGAATGACTTCCTCCCACCCAAAATAAAAATCAAGGAGAAAACGTTATAGTACTCATGCTTGTACAGAAGGAATAATTGCAGGGTACCATGGCATTCTTCAAATGAATCCATACAAAACAAGGCAAGTCCCTACAAATGATCAGGTTCTGTTCCATTTGAAAATTAGAATTCCAGTCAACACCAAAAACAGATTATGCATTTAAAAAACAATGGCCTTTAGGTTGTCAATTCAAATGTTGATTCTTTTGGACACAAGTACCCTAATAGTTTTCAGAAGACAAAGTAGATGCATTATTTGAGACTTATAAAGCTTGTTGAATAAAAAGAAATACACAAAACGATCTCTTAATGACTTAATGTGTTGATTCTGCTAAACAATAAAAGAGCATCATAATGTTTCCATTCGCATGCACGTGGGCAAAACACATAATTGCAAAGGATGAAATGATGAAAAACTTGCCTTAGCACATGGTATTGTCTTGAACAAACGGAACAATACAGATATCGTCCCCTGCAGGCTAATTTCCACCATACAATAAGTAACTTAATATCACTACTCATACAGGGGAAAAAAACATTGAAAAGACATCTTTCTTAGCTAAATAGTAGATGGAACTTACCGGTTTACATGTGAAGTGCAGTGGGAAAACAAAAGAAACACTGATTTCACCCTCTACAGCTTCTAGGGTCACTAGCACCCAAACTTGTTATTGCAAATAAGAACCTGTTGCTGATTATCTCAATGCTTCTGATAATTTCAAACTAGTGCAAGCACCAAAAATAGAAGATTCAAATCCCTGGTTGCTCAAGCAAATGTTTGTGAATTTTCTCTATGTATGCTTCACACTATCCAATTAACCCTATGATGTATGAACTTACCAGCAATAGACAGTCAGCACTGCACGCAAAAATAGAGATGCAAACTGTTGTCTAACCTGCACTAGTAAATAATGATGATTGATCTGTTTGAGAGACATATGCCTTTTCAATTGATGGAATTTCGCCTCAAGCTGTTGAACATGAGCCATTAGGCCATGGGAGTGATTTATATCTAATTTTACCAGTAATCCTTGCATGAGCACGAACCTTCAGAGAAATAATGAAACCGATTATTATCCCTCACAATTATCTCTCTACCTGAAATTCTAGAAATCAGCTTTATGGCCTCATGACAATCACCGCAAACGCGAAGGTTTTTTACAACTCGAATCGTGTGTTTTGGATCTGTGCTTATCAGACCAAAAGCTATAGCCAGCTTCTCACTGTGACAACCAAGGAAATGTTCTTTCTCCTCCTCTTCTATATCAAACAGTACATTATCTGTTTTGGGTACATAGCCGGCTGCTTTTAGATCCTTATCCAATTCACCAAGTTTTGCATATATACTCTCTGATAAGGGATGGGACTTATCACCGATGAGGAATTCATGAACAATTCCATCGACTTCTATCCAGCTGCATCCAGGTATTTTCTGAATCCCTTTATCATTCATGATCAACCTAATTTTTGCTGCATCATCCCATTTATGACTTGAAGAATATATATTTGACAGGAGAACATAATTTCCTGAGTTCCATGGTTCCAATGCTATGAGCTGTTTCAATACATGTTCTGCCAACTGGGTGTCTCGATGCAACCTACATCCACCCAGCAAGGCTCCCCAGACAATGGCATTGGCCTTCATTGGCATACTTTTAATCAGGTGATGGGCTTCATCTAATAAACCTGCGCGACCAAGAAGATCCACCATGCATCCATAATGCTCAATTGTTGGAGCAAAGGGATAAACACGACCCATGCTATTGAAAAATTGGCGACCATCATCAACTAAACCAGCATGAGTACAGCCACAGAGTAAGCCTACAAAAGTGTTCCCATCTGGTTGAATTCCAAACTTCTCCAGTTTGCTGAAAAGCCCAAATGCAGTTTTCACATGCCCATTCATGGCAAGACCTGATATAGCTGCATTCCAAACTACTCTATCTTTCTCCTTAACTCCTCTAAAAACTTCCCAGGCCTTAGCGACACTCCCACATTTTGCATACATGTCAATCAATGCAGTACCCAACACTGGATTAGCCAAGAACTCATTTCTATCCATCAAATTGCTACCCCAGTCCCCTAATTCTAGTGCTCCTAACCTTGCACAAGCACAGAGAAATCCAACCATCGAATAGCGATCAGGTTTCAAACCCTCATTCAACATCTTAAAAAAGAGGTCCAGGGCTTCTTTAGGCAGCCCATTGGAAGCATAACCCTGAATCATGGAACTCCACGAAACAATATCCTTCTCTGCCATCCTATCAAACATAAAACGCGCTTTTTCCATATTTCCATACTTGGCATACAAATCCACCAAAGAAGTAGCGACAAACATGTTCCTTGCCATGCCAATCCCCGTTATATATCTATCTATCCAATCTCCACTTTCTGTGTCCCCAATTTGAACGCAGGCAGACAGGACCCGGACAAGAGTGAAACTGTCTGGCCTCAAACCCATCTCCAACAACCTACGAAACATATCAATGGCCTCCCTACATTTGCCTACACCTATGTATCCACTTATTATCGCAGTCCACGACACAATATTTTTGTCAGGAATATCATCAAATACCCTAAAGGCATGTTCTAAATACCCGCACTTAACATACAAACTAACTAAACTGGTATTAATAAACACATCGGAATCAAAACCCACTTTAACCACAAACGCATGCAAAATTATTCCCAACTGAAAATGGGAAAGCCTCGCGCATGCCTTTAGGACGAAGGGGAAAGTGAAATTATTAGGTAAAAATCCTTCTCTCCTCATTGAATGGTAAAACTCTATAGACTCTGTAAAGCAATCATTAGAAACTAAGCCACGAATCATGGTATTCCAGAGGAAAATATTGGGttgtttgatttggttaaagagaAAGCGAGTGTAGGATGTATCACCAAAATCAAAGCTGAAGCGCAAGATCATGTTCAGGAGATAGTTGTCCTGGTCGAGGCCGAGGCGGAGAAGTACTGCGTGGACATGCTGGAGCTGTTTGAGGGAATCACAACCTTGAAGGAGACGTTTCTTGAGGTCTAAAGCCTTGCTCAACGAAAGAGACGTTGGGCTCGCGAAGATGGTCATGGTCTATTTCCCCTTCGATATTATTTTCAAACTGAACGGCTATTtatttagggttttttttttttttggcgggTACAATATGGCCTCTGTATTAATATCCTTAGAAAGAACAGTATTCCGATTCGCATGAAATATTTATTAGCTtgaattaagattttttttattaaaaacatatattttatgaaatagatatttcacaatttcatgggaatagaaatttcaaattaaagaaATTAGCTCCTTGTTGAGAATGAATAAGAAGAAATGGAAGAAATACAATCAAAATGCCATTTAATTTGATTGCAAAAAGTTGAAGGCTATGACATGACCTGATGGACCACATATTCGCAGCCAATTTGTCCCatgagagtaaaaaaaaaaaaaaaaaaatctgagagGGATAGGGAAAGAGGAGCATTAAAATTCTGAGTCATCTTCCGTATTCTCGGTCTGCTCTTCTGGAATAGTCTCTAGCCCAGGAGAATTACCAGTCTTGTGCAGAGATATGAAAAGGGCTGGTGCAATTTCAATCCAAAAACTCAAATCTTTAATCTCCTTTGCCATTTCAGAAACAGAGTCCTTCCCTGCTACACTTTCAAGGTGTGAAGTTGGTTGTTAAACAGAAGACGAGCTGAATCCTAAAATGAAGATGGTAGTTGCTGTTTGTTGCTGCTCAGTGCTCATGCAGGAGTCTTTGGAAATTGGGCTATGGTGATTTCGGGTAGCAGGTGGACTTTTGTATGCAAGGAATTCAGCGGAGCTCCCATTTTGTAGCCACTTGATCATAGGATTTTAGTTACAGTACTTGACATGATTTGCTGGATCTAAAAAGTTAGGTCACTACTCAAAAGAGCTGTACGCGTGGGAAATACGGTGAAGTGGGGAAATCACGTGGCAAATATGAATTTGTTAGACGTGGAAAAGCACTCGCCATACATTTTCCTTGACATTGATTGGAAGCTTGAGGAGGTCCATGAGATATTCTTAGAAGGATATTGAACAGGGACCAGTGAATTGGCACATAACATTGATAGGTTTACAAGCGTGCCTTGTTGTTTCTAGAAATGGCAAAAAACCAAACTAGCCCTTGTGAGGTCGGGAAAATTTGAAGACGCCAAAACCATTGGTAAGTTTTTGATCTTTTGATTTAACATAttgcatgaaataattcactttcATGCGATAAATATGATAATCATTTAAATCCAAGTTTTGGACATCC
It encodes:
- the LOC110633723 gene encoding uncharacterized protein LOC110633723 isoform X3, which produces MESSADIVNVNSCSGNGNSSTRLPLSEVVSDCVKRWFKDTLKEAKAGDINMQVLVGQMYYSGYGIPRDAQKGRIWMTRASRIRSSVWKVSDKHPGYNASDSDSDELKGDS
- the LOC110633723 gene encoding uncharacterized protein LOC110633723 isoform X2 encodes the protein MIHNLAKHLKPSKHAKPTSRTQRPGGDKSKKMESSADIVNVNSCSGNGNSSTRLPLSEVVSDCVKRWFKDTLKEAKAGDINMQVLVGQMYYSGYGIPRDAQKGRIWMTRASRIRSSVWKVSDKHPGYNASDSDSDELKGDS
- the LOC110633723 gene encoding uncharacterized protein LOC110633723 isoform X1, which produces MGKSLAASTRIHNLAKHLKPSKHAKPTSRTQRPGGDKSKKMESSADIVNVNSCSGNGNSSTRLPLSEVVSDCVKRWFKDTLKEAKAGDINMQVLVGQMYYSGYGIPRDAQKGRIWMTRASRIRSSVWKVSDKHPGYNASDSDSDELKGDS
- the LOC110633721 gene encoding putative pentatricopeptide repeat-containing protein At3g08820 gives rise to the protein MTIFASPTSLSLSKALDLKKRLLQGCDSLKQLQHVHAVLLRLGLDQDNYLLNMILRFSFDFGDTSYTRFLFNQIKQPNIFLWNTMIRGLVSNDCFTESIEFYHSMRREGFLPNNFTFPFVLKACARLSHFQLGIILHAFVVKVGFDSDVFINTSLVSLYVKCGYLEHAFRVFDDIPDKNIVSWTAIISGYIGVGKCREAIDMFRRLLEMGLRPDSFTLVRVLSACVQIGDTESGDWIDRYITGIGMARNMFVATSLVDLYAKYGNMEKARFMFDRMAEKDIVSWSSMIQGYASNGLPKEALDLFFKMLNEGLKPDRYSMVGFLCACARLGALELGDWGSNLMDRNEFLANPVLGTALIDMYAKCGSVAKAWEVFRGVKEKDRVVWNAAISGLAMNGHVKTAFGLFSKLEKFGIQPDGNTFVGLLCGCTHAGLVDDGRQFFNSMGRVYPFAPTIEHYGCMVDLLGRAGLLDEAHHLIKSMPMKANAIVWGALLGGCRLHRDTQLAEHVLKQLIALEPWNSGNYVLLSNIYSSSHKWDDAAKIRLIMNDKGIQKIPGCSWIEVDGIVHEFLIGDKSHPLSESIYAKLGELDKDLKAAGYVPKTDNVLFDIEEEEKEHFLGCHSEKLAIAFGLISTDPKHTIRVVKNLRVCGDCHEAIKLISRISGREIIVRDNNRFHYFSEGSCSCKDYW